The Salvia miltiorrhiza cultivar Shanhuang (shh) chromosome 1, IMPLAD_Smil_shh, whole genome shotgun sequence genome has a window encoding:
- the LOC131000342 gene encoding CLIP-associated protein yields MEEALELARAKDTKERMAGVERLHQLLEASRKTLSPSEVTSLVDVGLDLLKDNNFRVSQGGLQALASAAVLSGEHFKLHFNALVPAVVERLGDAKQPVRDAARRLLLTLMEVSSPTIIVERAGSYAWMHRSWRIREEFARTVTSAIGLFAATELPLQRAILPPILQMLNDPNPGVREAAISCIEEMFTQAGPQFLEELNRHHLPAPMLRDINARLEKIEPKIHSSDAIVSNYSSTETKPTMHNPKKSSPKAKNTSREISLFGADGDITEKPVEPIKVYSEKELIREFEKIASTLVPEKDWSIRIAAMQRVEGLVIGGAGDYPGFRGLLKQLVGPLSTQLSDRRSSIVKQACHLLNFLSKDLLGDFEGCAEMFIPVLFKLVVITVLVIAESADNCIKTMLRNCKVPRVLPRIVDAAKNDRNAILRARCCDYALLILEYWADAPEIQRSADLYEDLIRCCVGDAMSEVRSTARTCYRMFAKTWPDRSRRLFMSFDPVVQRVINDEDGGMHRRHASPSIRERSSNMSFSSHASTPSNIPGYGTSAIVAMDRSGSLSSGTSLTSGLLLSQAKSMGKGAERSLESVLHSSKQKVTAIESMLRGLDISERGRSSSLDLGVDPPSSRDPPFPLAVPASNSLTNSLTDPVSGISKGNNRNGGLVLSDIITQIQASKESSKLSYYNNSTGSELLSAHSSYSTKRAPEKVQDRGFVEENSDFRESRRYMNFHDRQYLETQYRDASYRESHSNHIPNFQRPLLRKNTAGRMSAGRRRSFDDSQLPLGELSSYSDSPASLTDALSEGLSSSSDWNARVAAFSYIRSLLQQGPRGIQEVMQSFEKVMKLFFQHLDDPHHKVAQAALSTLADLIPACRKPFESYMERILPHVFSRLIDPKELVRQPCSTTLDIVGKTYGTDSLLPALLRSLDEQRSPKAKLAVIEFAIGSFNKHASNSEGSANSGILKLWLAKLTPLVHDKNTKLKEAAITCIISVYTHFDSVAVLNFILSLSVEEQNSLRRALKQYTPRIEVELMNFLQSKKERRGKSSYDPSDVVGTSSEDGYNGSIKKSQLFGRYSSGSVDSDGGRKWSSLQDASFITGSIGNQKSDDTQENLHNHLGETNTNADVTTSNYKSLKYASNISSDNMGLSAIDGHPNAEVSLTPRLDINGLIGSDHLQKSLDVGVDNEPSPEPALSFPKLPVLKLNSSTEAGPPSIPQILHMICNGSDDSPSANKRLALQQLIEISISNDHSVWSKYFNQILTAVLEMLDDSDSLIRELALTLIVEMLKNQKDLMEDSVEIVIEKLLNVTKDNVLKVSNESEHCLTIVLSQYDPFRCLSVIVPLLVTEDERTLVTCINCLTKLVGRLSQEELMAQLPSFLPALFDAFGNQSADVRKTVVFCLVDIYIMLGKAFLPYLEGLNSTQLRLVTIYANRISQARTGTPIDATQ; encoded by the exons ATGGAGGAGGCGCTGGAGTTGGCGCGTGCGAAGGACACAAAGGAGCGGATGGCGGGCGTCGAGCGCCTCCACCAACTCCTCGAAGCTTCTAGAAAGACGCTATCTCCGTCGGAGGTGACGTCACTCGTCGACGTCGGCCTAGATCTCTTGAAGGACAACAACTTCCGGGTGTCACAGGGCGGTTTGCAGGCGCTCGCCTCCGCCGCCGTGCTCTCCGGCGAGCACTTCAAGCTGCATTTCAATGCGCTTGTTCCGGCGGTGGTCGAGAGGCTCGGCGACGCCAAGCAGCCGGTTAGGGATGCCGCGAGGAGGCTGCTGCTCACTCTCATGGAG GTTTCTTCACCAACTATTATCGTTGAAAGGGCAGGATCTTACGCTTGGATGCACAGAAGTTGGAGAATTCGAGAAGAGTTTGCTCGCACAGTCACGTCAGCTATTGGTCTCTTTGCAGCTACAGAACTACCTCTTCAGCGTGCCATTCTTCCTCCT ATTTTGCAGATGTTGAATGATCCAAACCCTGGTGTTAGGGAAGCAGCTATTTCATGTATTGAG GAGATGTTTACTCAGGCTGGGCCTCAGTTCCTTGAAGAATTGAATCGACATCATCTACCTGCACCCATG TTAAGAGATATTAATGCCAGATTAGAGAAAATTGAGCCCAAGATTCACTCTTCAGATGCTATTGTGAGCAATTACTCATCTACTGAGACTAAGCCTACAATGCATAATCCAAAGAAAAGCAGCCCGAAGGCCAAAAACACGTCACGTGAGATTTCTCTCTTTGGAG CAGATGGCGACATCACAGAAAAGCCTGTCGAACCTATTAAAGTATATTCAGAAAAAGAGCTTATAAGGGAGTTTGAGAAGATTGCTTCTACCTTAGTGCCTGAAAAAGATTGGTCTATACGTATTGCTGCTATGCAGAGAGTCGAAGGCCTTGTTATTGGAG GTGCAGGTGACTACCCTGGTTTCAGAGGACTTCTCAAACAGCTGGTTGGTCCTTTGAGCACACAATTATCTGATCGACGCTCTAGCATCGTGAAGCAG GCATGTCATTTGTTAAACTTCTTATCTAAAGATCTCTTGGGGGATTTTGAGGGATGCGCTGAGATGTTTATTCCG GTCCTTTTCAAGCTTGTTGTCATAACAGTGCTTGTAATTGCAGAGTCGGCGGATAACTGCATAAAGACG ATGTTACGCAATTGCAAAGTTCCTCGTGTACTTCCCCGGATTGTTGATGCTGCAAAGAATGACCGCAATGCTATACTCCGTGCAAG GTGTTGTGATTATGCGCTTCTTATACTTGAATATTGGGCTGATGCACCTGAAATACAACGCTCAGCTGACCTCTATGAAGACCTTATAAGATGTTGTGTGGGTGATGCAATGAGTGAG GTACGTTCTACTGCAAGGACCTGTTACAGAATGTTTGCTAAAACTTGGCCTGATCGCTCCCGGCGTCTGTTCATGTCCTTTGATCCTGTTGTTCAAAGG gtaataaatgatgaagatggaGGAATGCATAGAAGACATGCTTCACCTTCCATTCGTGAAAGAAGTTCAAACATGTCATTTTCCTCTCATGCATCCACACCTTCAAATATACCTGGTTATGGGACTTCTGCAATAGTTGCAATGGATAGAAGTGGTAGTTTGTCTTCAGGGACGTCTCTTACTTCTGGACTACTACTctctcaagcaaaatctatggGCAAGGGTGCAGAGCGTAGCCTAGAAAGTGTGTTGCACTCAAGCAAACAGAAGGTCACTGCCATAGAGAGTATGCTGAGAGGCTTGGATATATCAGAGAGAGGTCGATCCTCCAGTTTGGACCTAG GAGTTGACCCTCCATCATCTCGTGATCCACCATTCCCCCTTGCTGTTCCAGCATCAAATAGTCTTACAAATTCTTTAACAGATCCAGTATCTGGTATCTCTAAAGGCAACAATCGCAATGGAGGGTTGGTACTTTCTGATATCATCACACAAATCCAGGCTTCTAAGGAGTCAAGTAAACTATCATATTATAATAACAGCACGGGAAGTGAGCTTCTATCTGCACATTCTTCTTACTCAACCAAGAGAGCTCCAGAAAAGGTGCAAGATAGAGGATTTGTTGAAGAAAATTCTGATTTTAGGGAATCAAGGAGATATATGAACTTTCATGATAGGCAATACTTAGAGACACAATACAGAGATGCTAGTTATAGGGAATCACATAGTAACCACATACCTAATTTCCAGCGTCCACTTCTAAGGAAGAATACTGCTGGGCGAATGTCTGCTGGCAGGAGGAGGAGCTTTGATGACAGTCAGCTCCCACTGGGTGAGCTCTCAAGTTATTCGGACAGCCCAGCTTCTCTCACTGATGCTCTAAGTGAAGGGCTCAGTTCTAGTTCAGATTGGAATGCACGGGTGGCTGCATTTAGTTATATTCGTTCTCTTCTGCAGCAAGGGCCAAGAGGTATTCAAGAAGTAATGCAGAGTTTTGAGAAGGTCATGAAGCTGTTTTTCCAACACCTGGATGATCCGCATCACAAAGTTGCACAGGCAGCCCTTTCAACTCTTGCAGATCTTATTCCAGCTTGCAGAAAGCCATTTGAAAGCTACATGGAGAGGATTCTACCCCATGTTTTTTCTAGGTTGATTGATCCCAAGGAATTAGTGAGGCAACCTTGCTCAACTACACTGGATATTGTTGGCAAAACATATGGTACTGATTCTCTTTTACCTGCTCTGTTGCGTTCGTTGGACGAACAACGGTCTCCCAAGGCGAAATTAGCTGTTATTGAGTTTGCTATTGGTTCATTTAACAAGCATGCTTCAAATTCTGAAGGCTCTGCCAATAGTGGCATCCTTAAGCTATGGCTTGCAAAATTAACCCCACTGGTTCATGACAAAAACACAAAACTGAAGGAAGCAGCTATAACATGCATTATATCGGTTTATACTCACTTTGATTCGGTGGCAGTGTTGAACTTCATTCTTAGCTTATCTGTTGAGGAACAGAACTCCTTAAGAAGAGCCCTCAAGCAGTATACTCCTCGCATAGAGGTAGAACTCATGAACTTTCTGCAAAGCAAGAAAGAGAGACGTGGCAAGTCCTCATATGATCCATCTGATGTGGTTGGAACATCTTCTGAAGATGGCTATAATGGATCAATAAAGAAGAGTCAGTTGTTTGGTAGGTATTCTTCTGGATCTGTGGACAGTGATGGGGGGAGGAAGTGGAGCTCTCTTCAAGATGCATCCTTCATCACAGGTTCTATTGGGAACCAAAAATCTGATGATACACAGGAGAATTTGCATAATCATTTGGGGGAGACTAACACAAATGCTGATGTTACAACTTCAAATtacaaaagtttgaaatatgCATCCAATATCTCCAGTGATAATATGGGATTATCTGCAATAGATGGCCATCCAAATGCAGAGGTTTCTTTGACACCACGTTTGGACATCAATGGGCTGATTGGATCTGATCATCTGCAGAAATCTCTAGATGTTGGAGTTGACAATGAGCCTTCACCTGAACCGGCACTAAGTTTTCCTAAACTTCCTGTTCTAAAATTGAATTCTTCTACAGAAGCAGGACCACCAAGTATTCCTCAGATTCTTCATATG ATATGCAATGGGAGTGATGACAGTCCTTCAGCAAATAAACGCCTTGCACTTCAACAGTTGATTGAAATCTCCATATCTAATGACCACTCTGTCTGGAGCAAG TACTTCAATCAGATATTAACTGCTGTACTTGAAATGCTGGATGATTCTGACTCATTAATTCGCGAGCTGGCTCTCACGCTCATTGTTGAGATGTTAAAGAATCAG AAGGATTTGATGGAGGATTCTGTTGAGATTGTAATAGAAAAGCTGCTTAATGTGACGAAGGACAATGTTCTGAAG GTCTCCAATGAATCAGAACATTGTTTGACGATTGTGTTGTCTCAGTATGATCCATTCCGATGTCTAAGT GTTATTGTGCCTTTGCTTGTGACTGAAGATGAGAGAACTCTTGTCACATGCATAAACTGTTTGACAAAG CTTGTGGGTAGACTCTCTCAAGAGGAACTGATGGCTCAGTTGCCTTCATTTTTGCCTGCTCTTTTTGATGCATTTGGGAATCAGAGTGCAGATGTCCGGAAG ACTGTCGTTTTCTGTCTGGTGGACATATATATCATGCTTGGGAAAGCATTTTTGCCTTATTTGGAAGGGCTGAATAGCACACAACTCCGGCTGGTGACGATATATGCAAACAGGATATCTCAGGCGAGGACTGGTACTCCGATTGATGCTACCCAATGA
- the LOC131000351 gene encoding transcription factor PIF1 isoform X1 → MNHCVPEFHEMEDDDSIPTPSTFSRPKRTATGEEEIMELLWQNGQVVVQSQNQKPPKRTDSCGGSGEVVIPPEREIRSTAEEHQHLFMQEDEMASWLQYPLDDSFDRDFYADLLYSAPPPPPLITATANAQPRAAAEIRPPPIQTPVARPDNPPRVHNFVHFSRLPIRPRTAPRESSTVVESNETPTDARESRVSHKVTDSRPPVHADTSTVRTRDTSGAAGTCDLTVTSSPDGSPASFSGETHQPQQKPAAAADDRKRKVREADDNECQSEDIEFEASEGKKQGRGSSSTKRSRAAEVHNLSERRRRDRINEKMRALQELIPRCNKSDKASMLDEAIEYLKSLQLQVQMMSMGCGMVPMMYPAGMQQYMPAMGLGMGMGMGMDMGMSRPVVHYPPMMAGSAMPNPAAAAAQMGPRFALPPFHMQPVPIPDPSRSQPTNHTDPVPNSTIPQNHNHPRFPSFSDSYQQYLGFHPTQLPIPQNQGVVQHDDNKPSTSKDIGNPHNQQTGKETMLLLWHFTFIIYFEFVMKVKRFV, encoded by the exons ATGAATCACTGCGTTCCCGAATTTCATGAAATGGAGGACGACGATTCCATTCCCACGCCTTCCACTTTCTCTAGACCCAAAAGGACTGCGAC AGGTGAGGAGGAGATCATGGAGCTGCTATGGCAGAACGGTCAAGTAGTGGTGCAGAGCCAGAACCAGAAACCGCCCAAGAGGACCGACTCCTGCGGCGGCAGCGGAGAGGTCGTGATTCCGCCGGAGAGGGAGATCCGATCCACCGCCGAGGAGCACCAGCATTTGTTTATGCAGGAGGATGAGATGGCGTCTTGGCTTCAGTATCCACTCGATGATTCCTTCGATCGCGATTTCTACGCCGATCTCCTCTACTccgctccgccgccgccgccactcaTCACCGCCACCGCCAACGCGCAGCCTAGGGCGGCAGCGGAGATCCGCCCCCCGCCTATCCAGACGCCGGTTGCCAGACCTGACAATCCGCCGCGGGTGCACAATTTCGTGCATTTCTCGAGGCTCCCGATCAGGCCGAGGACGGCGCCACGAGAATCGTCGACGGTGGTGGAGTCAAACGAGACTCCGACGGACGCACGGGAGTCTAGGGTTTCTCACAAGGTGACCGACAGCAGGCCGCCGGTGCACGCGGATACCTCCACGGTGAGAACTAGAGACACGTCGGGTGCCGCGGGTACTTGTGACCTCACCGTCACCTCGTCGCCCGACGGCTCCCCCGCCAGCTTCAGCGGAGAGACGCATCAGCCGCAGCAGAAGCCGGCGGCTGCCGCGGATGATCGGAAGCGGAAAGTAAGAGAAGCCGACGATAATGAATGTCAGAGTGAG GATATCGAGTTTGAAGCTTCCGAAGGTAAAAAACAAGGCCGTGGTTCATCATCGACAAAGAGATCACGTGCTGCAGAAGTTCACAACCTGTCGGAGAGG AGGCGACGGGACAGGataaatgagaaaatgagggcACTACAAGAGCTCATCCCACGTTGCAATAAG TCAGACAAAGCTTCAATGCTGGATGAGGCTATCGAATACTTGAAATCACTTCAATTACAAGTGCAG ATGATGTCGATGGGTTGTGGGATGGTTCCCATGATGTACCCGGCGGGCATGCAGCAGTACATGCCTGCAATGGGGTTGGGCATGGGGATGGGGATGGGGATGGACATGGGAATGAGTCGTCCGGTGGTCCATTATCCACCTATGATGGCCGGCTCAGCCATGCCGAATCCTGCAGCTGCGGCAGCTCAAATGGGTCCTAGATTTGCCCTGCCACCATTTCATATGCAACCAGTTCCTATACCTGATCCTTCAAGATCACAACCTACTAACCACACAGATCCCGTGCCAAACTCCACTATTCCTCAGAATCACAACCACCCAAGGTTTCCAAGCTTTTCGGATTCGTATCAACAGTATCTTGGTTTCCATCCCACACAACTACCAATACCACAG AATCAAGGTGTGGTGCAGCATGACGACAACAAACCAAGCACCAGCAAAGACATCGGCAACCCTCATAACCAGCAAACTGGTAAAGAAACCATGCTACTTTTATGGCATTTcacatttataatttattttgaatttgtgatGAAGGTGAAGAGATTTGTGTGA
- the LOC131000351 gene encoding transcription factor PIF1 isoform X2 → MNHCVPEFHEMEDDDSIPTPSTFSRPKRTATGEEEIMELLWQNGQVVVQSQNQKPPKRTDSCGGSGEVVIPPEREIRSTAEEHQHLFMQEDEMASWLQYPLDDSFDRDFYADLLYSAPPPPPLITATANAQPRAAAEIRPPPIQTPVARPDNPPRVHNFVHFSRLPIRPRTAPRESSTVVESNETPTDARESRVSHKVTDSRPPVHADTSTVRTRDTSGAAGTCDLTVTSSPDGSPASFSGETHQPQQKPAAAADDRKRKVREADDNECQSEDIEFEASEGKKQGRGSSSTKRSRAAEVHNLSERRRRDRINEKMRALQELIPRCNKSDKASMLDEAIEYLKSLQLQVQMMSMGCGMVPMMYPAGMQQYMPAMGLGMGMGMGMDMGMSRPVVHYPPMMAGSAMPNPAAAAAQMGPRFALPPFHMQPVPIPDPSRSQPTNHTDPVPNSTIPQNHNHPRFPSFSDSYQQYLGFHPTQLPIPQNQGVVQHDDNKPSTSKDIGNPHNQQTG, encoded by the exons ATGAATCACTGCGTTCCCGAATTTCATGAAATGGAGGACGACGATTCCATTCCCACGCCTTCCACTTTCTCTAGACCCAAAAGGACTGCGAC AGGTGAGGAGGAGATCATGGAGCTGCTATGGCAGAACGGTCAAGTAGTGGTGCAGAGCCAGAACCAGAAACCGCCCAAGAGGACCGACTCCTGCGGCGGCAGCGGAGAGGTCGTGATTCCGCCGGAGAGGGAGATCCGATCCACCGCCGAGGAGCACCAGCATTTGTTTATGCAGGAGGATGAGATGGCGTCTTGGCTTCAGTATCCACTCGATGATTCCTTCGATCGCGATTTCTACGCCGATCTCCTCTACTccgctccgccgccgccgccactcaTCACCGCCACCGCCAACGCGCAGCCTAGGGCGGCAGCGGAGATCCGCCCCCCGCCTATCCAGACGCCGGTTGCCAGACCTGACAATCCGCCGCGGGTGCACAATTTCGTGCATTTCTCGAGGCTCCCGATCAGGCCGAGGACGGCGCCACGAGAATCGTCGACGGTGGTGGAGTCAAACGAGACTCCGACGGACGCACGGGAGTCTAGGGTTTCTCACAAGGTGACCGACAGCAGGCCGCCGGTGCACGCGGATACCTCCACGGTGAGAACTAGAGACACGTCGGGTGCCGCGGGTACTTGTGACCTCACCGTCACCTCGTCGCCCGACGGCTCCCCCGCCAGCTTCAGCGGAGAGACGCATCAGCCGCAGCAGAAGCCGGCGGCTGCCGCGGATGATCGGAAGCGGAAAGTAAGAGAAGCCGACGATAATGAATGTCAGAGTGAG GATATCGAGTTTGAAGCTTCCGAAGGTAAAAAACAAGGCCGTGGTTCATCATCGACAAAGAGATCACGTGCTGCAGAAGTTCACAACCTGTCGGAGAGG AGGCGACGGGACAGGataaatgagaaaatgagggcACTACAAGAGCTCATCCCACGTTGCAATAAG TCAGACAAAGCTTCAATGCTGGATGAGGCTATCGAATACTTGAAATCACTTCAATTACAAGTGCAG ATGATGTCGATGGGTTGTGGGATGGTTCCCATGATGTACCCGGCGGGCATGCAGCAGTACATGCCTGCAATGGGGTTGGGCATGGGGATGGGGATGGGGATGGACATGGGAATGAGTCGTCCGGTGGTCCATTATCCACCTATGATGGCCGGCTCAGCCATGCCGAATCCTGCAGCTGCGGCAGCTCAAATGGGTCCTAGATTTGCCCTGCCACCATTTCATATGCAACCAGTTCCTATACCTGATCCTTCAAGATCACAACCTACTAACCACACAGATCCCGTGCCAAACTCCACTATTCCTCAGAATCACAACCACCCAAGGTTTCCAAGCTTTTCGGATTCGTATCAACAGTATCTTGGTTTCCATCCCACACAACTACCAATACCACAG AATCAAGGTGTGGTGCAGCATGACGACAACAAACCAAGCACCAGCAAAGACATCGGCAACCCTCATAACCAGCAAACTG GATGA
- the LOC131000367 gene encoding 26S proteasome regulatory subunit 4 homolog A encodes MGQGTPGGLNRQLPGDRKNEGDKKEKKFEPAAPPARVGRKQRKQKGPEAAARIPAVTPLTKCKLRLLKLERIKDYLLMEEEFVANQERLKPQEEKTEEDRSKVDDLRGTPMSVGNLEELIDENHAIVSSSVGPEYYVGILSFVDKDQLEPGCAILMHNKVLSVVGLLQDDVDPMVSVMKVEKAPLESYADIGGLDAQIQEIKEAVELPLTHPELYEDIGIKPPKGVILYGEPGTGKTLLAKAVANSTSATFLRVVGSELIQKYLGDGPKLVRELFRVADDLSPSIVFIDEIDAVGTKRYDAHSGGEREIQRTMLELLNQLDGFDSRGDVKVILATNKIESLDPALLRPGRIDRKIEFPLPDIKTRRRIFQIHTSRMTLADDVNLEEFVMTKDEFSGADIKAICTEAGLLALRERRMKVTHADFKKAKDKVMFKKKEGVPEGLYM; translated from the exons ATGGGTCAAGGCACTCCCGGCGGCCTCAATCGGCAGCTCCCCGGCGACCGCAAGAACGAAGGCGACAAGAAGGAAAAGAAATTCGAACCGGCGGCGCCGCCGGCTCGCGTCGGACGCAAGCAGCGCAAGCAGAAGGGCCCGGAGGCGGCTGCACGGATTCCGGCGGTGACGCCGCTGACGAAGTGCAAGCTGCGGCTCCTGAAGCTGGAGAGAATCAAGGACTATCTGCTGATGGAGGAGGAATTCGTGGCCAATCAGGAGCGGCTAAAGCCACAGGAGGAGAAGACGGAGGAGGATCGGTCCAAGGTTGACGACCTGCGGGGCACGCCAATGAGCGTCGGGAATTTGGAGGAGCTGATTGATGAGAACCACGCCATCGTCTCCTCGTCGGTCGGGCCGGAGTATTATGTTGGGATATTGTCGTTCGTCGATAAGGATCAGCTGGAGCCGGGATGCGCGATTCTGATGCACAATAAG GTTCTTTCAGTTGTTGGACTGCTTCAAGATGATGTCGACCCCATGGTATCAGTGATGAAGGTTGAGAAGGCTCCTTTGGAGTCATATGCTGATATTGGTGGACTTGATGCCCAGATCCAGGAGATCAAAGAGGCAGTTGAGCTTCCATTAACGCACCCTGAATTATATGAAGATATTGGTATTAAACCTCCCAAGGGTGTTATACTCTATGGAGAGCCTGGAACTGGAAAAACATTACTTGCAAAG GCTGTGGCAAATTCTACTTCTGCAACTTTCTTGCGTGTTGTTGGAAGTGAATTAATTCAAAAGTACCTGGGAGATGGCCCTAAGTTGGTGAGAGAACTCTTTAGAGTTGCTGATGACCTCTCACCGTCAATTGTCTTCATTGATGAAATTGATGCTGTTGGTACAAAAAG GTATGATGCCCACTCAGGTGGTGAACGTGAAATTCAGAGGACAATGTTGGAATTGCTGAATCAGTTAGATGGTTTTGATTCAAGAGGTGATGTGAAAGTGATTCTTGCGAcgaataaaattgaaagtcTTGATCCTGCGTTACTTAGGCCAGGTAGAATAGATAGAAAGATTGAATTCCCTCTACCAGATATCAAGACAAGAAGGCGGATTTTCCAG ATTCACACATCAAGGATGACATTAGCTGATGATGTGAACCTAGAAGAGTTTGTTATGACAAAAGATGAGTTTTCTGGAGCTGATATCAAGGCCATATGCACAGAAGCTGGTTTGCTTGCTTTGAGAGAGCGTCGCATGAAG GTGACACATGCAGATTTTAAGAAGGCGAAGGACAAGGTCATGTTCAAGAAGAAAGAGGGTGTTCCCGAGGGGTTGTATATGTGA
- the LOC131010989 gene encoding glycine-rich protein 5-like — MAKSSLVLMAVVSLVVAAHVAAAARVMPAGDAGLADQKNYLSYGGVGSFSGVGDNGIPFGGVGGGMGANGIPGIPGGVGVGGIIGTTPQGGLAGVGGVIPGGVSSFGGAGGGFPAVGGGFPGVGGATGGFPGVGGATGGFPGVGGGTGSLPSP; from the coding sequence atggcgaAATCATCATTGGTTTTGATGGCTGTAGTTTCTCTAGTAGTTGCAGCGCATGTGGCCGCAGCTGCTAGGGTGATGCCAGCCGGGGACGCCGGCCTCGCCGACCAGAAGAACTACCTCAGCTACGGCGGCGTCGGCAGCTTCAGCGGCGTCGGCGACAACGGCATACCTTTTGGGGGAGTCGGCGGCGGAATGGGCGCCAACGGCATACCCGGCATACCCGGCGGTGTTGGCGTAGGCGGCATTATCGGTACCACGCCTCAAGGTGGCCTTGCTGGAGTAGGCGGTGTTATCCCTGGCGGCGTCAGCAGCTTTGGCGGCGCTGGTGGCGGCTTCCCCGCTGTTGGCGGCGGATTCCCCGGCGTTGGTGGCGCCACTGGTGGCTTCCCCGGCGTTGGTGGCGCCACTGGTGGCTTCCCTGGCGTAGGTGGCGGTACCGGCAGCTTACCTTCCCCTTGA